From a single Glycine soja cultivar W05 chromosome 19, ASM419377v2, whole genome shotgun sequence genomic region:
- the LOC114398664 gene encoding uncharacterized protein LOC114398664 codes for MTRSRLVTMNESENGMGVEKQQLVSNPVLDHVVESLSESEEELEVEDEKKKETTIRVEERKKSKSEISREKKRETTPAKGKEVPYPLVPSRKDKERHLARFLDIFKKLEITMPFGDALQQMPLYAKFLKDMKTRKNKYIHNDTIVVERNCNTVIQRILPWKPSDPGSVTTPCSIGEVAVGKALIDLGANINLMLLSMCWRLGELEIMPTRMTLQLAYRSVTRTYGVIEDVLVWVKHLIFPDDFVVMDIEEDADIPDTLGRPFMNTASCLVDMWKKS; via the exons ATGACTAGAAGCAGATTGGTGACCATGAATGAGAGTGAGAATGGAATGGGTGTAGAGAAACAACAGCTGGTGTCTAACCCAGTACTTGACCATGTGGTAGAGTCTTTGAGTGAATCTGAAGAAGAGTTGGAGGTAGAagatgagaagaagaaggagacaacAATAAGA gtagaagagagaaagaaaagcaaGAGTGAGATTTCaagggagaagaagagagaaaccaCTCCAGCTAAAGGcaaggaagtaccatatcctttggtaccttccaggaaggataaggagAGACATCTAGCCAGATTTCttgacatcttcaagaagcTAGAGATCACAATGCCATTTGGAGATGCTCTCCAACAAATGCCACTCTATGCTAAGTTTCTGAAAGACATGAAAACTAGGAAGAACAAGTATATCCACAATGACACTATAGTTGTGGAACGAAATTGCAACACTGTTATTCAACGTATCCTACCATGGAAGCCTTCAGATCCAGGAAGTGTCACAACACCATGTTCTATTGGTGAAGTTGCAGTAGGCAAGGCTCTtattgatttgggagccaacATTAATTTGATGTTGCTTTCCATGTGCTGGAGACTTGGAGAGCTGGAGATAATGCCTACTCGGATGACCTTACAGTTAGCTTATCGCTCCGTCACCAGAACctatggagtgattgaagacGTGTTGGTCTGGGTCAAGCATCTCATCTTTCCTGATGATTTTGTTGTAATGGACATTGAGGAAGATGCAGATATTCCTGACACTTTAGGTCGTCCATTCATGAATACTGCAAGCTGTTTGGTGGATATGtggaaaaaaagttag